From Candidatus Margulisiibacteriota bacterium:
CGAGGTTGAGATGGGGCGGGCCCTGAAGCGGATCGCCCATCAGATCATTGAAGCGAACAAAGGGGTGGGGGATATTATGCTGGTCGGGGTGCTGCAGCGCGGAGTGCCTATTGCCAGGCGCCTGGCGGAGATCATTACTCAACAGGAGGGGGGAACGGTCCCGGTCGGTTCGCTCGATGTTTCCCTTTACCGCGACGATCTCACCGAAAAAGGGTCTTACATTGAAATTAAAAAATCAGATATCCCGTTTAAAGTTGACGGAAAAATCGTGGTTTTGGTCGATGACGTTATTTACGCCGGGCGGACCGCCCGGGCGGCGCTTGACGGGCTC
This genomic window contains:
- the pyrR gene encoding bifunctional pyr operon transcriptional regulator/uracil phosphoribosyltransferase PyrR, whose product is MTKKADPNVKIVMDEVEMGRALKRIAHQIIEANKGVGDIMLVGVLQRGVPIARRLAEIITQQEGGTVPVGSLDVSLYRDDLTEKGSYIEIKKSDIPFKVDGKIVVLVDDVIYAGRTARAALDGLKDYGRAAKVQLAALIDRGHRELPIHPDFTGKVIPTAKKEDVKVEIIEIDGTDRVTIK